The Rhizoctonia solani chromosome 14, complete sequence genome has a segment encoding these proteins:
- a CDS encoding Retrotransposon-derived protein PEG10 has product MATRSRSTARPLSPLNQGELGPTILATTDEPTSLKPKVYGEVSLSRAISLLLGLQNQVLRLKRELEEIKEVNKEAQDWMGAVNQTLTRIKASNGPQPHTPEDRKPPAIKATPRPLPKADPLPAPSAPLIAWANPTKPPITFAQPTPVRAPPRVQTPAPPLPIRLRSPVVPPPAASVATYQTPVKVDHPDAYTGKIGNESRQWLTRMMAWVRLNQRMFPTDQEVLLFLLMNMKDTAGAWAHPHLDQLGSHRAIIQTVEDFRREFLAAFGNPDATRAAERQITNLTQTSTCAEYITKFRTIAMDLDWNNAALRGQFARGLHWEVSRLIATRKQRPTTLLELQNAALVIDNALRKERASHPPKGSKSGTSSTPNRGASTGQQATRPGRLSSDPNFVSKEERNRRRAEGLCIKCGKSGHKFAECRTGWKATPKEEGVKKESAKIGKESGPKSGKD; this is encoded by the coding sequence atggcaacccgttcccggagtACTGCTCGTCCCCTgtcccctctcaatcaaggagagttgggacccactaTTTTGGCAACCACCGATGAGCCAACAAGCCTCAAACCCAAGGTCTATGGGGAGGTCTCCCTCAGCCGTgcaatctccctcctcctgggattgcaaaaccaagtcctccggCTCAAACGAGAACTCgaggaaatcaaggaagtcaacaaggaagcccaagactggatgggagcagtcaaCCAAACCCTCACTCGCATCAAGGCTAGCAATGGGCCCcaaccccacacaccagaagaccggaaaccaccggcaatcaaagccacgcccaggcccctacccaaagccgaccctcttccagcgcctagtgcgcccctcatcGCCTGGGCCAACCCTACCAAGCCCCCCATtacctttgcccaaccaactCCTGTCCGGGCCCCCCCAAGAGTCCAAACTCCCGctccacctttgcctatcaGGCTCCGCTCCCCCGTTGTCCCTCCACCAGCGGCTTCAGTAGCCACATACCAAACCCCCGTCAAAGTGGATCACCCCGACGCTTACACGGGGAAAATTGGGAATGAGTCACGgcaatggctcacaagaaTGATGGCATGGGTCCGCCTTAACCAACGCATGTTCCCTACGGATCAGGAGGTACTTTTGTTCCttctaatgaacatgaaggatacagcaggagcatgggcacacccccacctcgaccaactagggtcccacagggccatcatccaaacggttgaGGACTTCAGGAGGGAATTCCTGGCGGCATTTGGGAACCcggacgccacaagggccgcggAGCGGCAGATCACaaaccttactcagacaagCACCTGCGCTGAGTATATCACtaagttcaggaccattgccatggacctggactggaacaatgccGCCCTccgtgggcaatttgcacgtggcctccactgggaggtcagccgtctcattgccacccgcaaacagcgcccaaccaccctcctggagctgcagaacgcggccctggtcattgataacgccctccgcaaggagcgtgccagccacccgcctaagggtagtaagtctggaacctcctccacccccaacaggggggcaagtaccggccaacaggccacaagaccaggacgCCTCTCCAGTGATCCTAACTTTGTTTCCAAGGAGGAGCGgaaccgccgcagggctgaaggcctatgcatcaaatgcggcaaatcgggccacaaatttgcggaatgccgcactggctggaaagccacgcctaAAGAGGAAGGCGTCAAAAAGGAGtctgccaaaattggcaaagagtctggacccaaatcgggaaaagactaa
- a CDS encoding Triose-phosphate Transporter family: MAGVSTEPRPSPLKVAASVSFYMVAAIAMILANKWVLNETDAPVFFLFCQLVVAVLLFVIAHVVGILKLPRMVDGPLLKGLMPMIAVNVLGLNFNNWCLKYVDASFYQIARGLVLPFTVITSIMFLRAAPPSKRILLACSIVTGGFFTGVFLDHVTASGLASSKDAASQPQGPSALGVFFGILSSMSTALQAVVIKRALDVVDGSAIDLAWYTNLLSAIGTIPVILLAGELPSVLSLLFGTTNSAALGTFLWGTAVTSVYLMTFDTPIYSVGGTVRTAHKRPNRSRPSPCSSPISSPMQVSPYPPIFPKRSPSVGLRQRRRDSTDIPSVDVAVQAGNGNLENLFEDDLSTPELLEPPSLPPAKIDWEIPRKALHSSIGFLVLPLYFSRPEVAPIIEALTYGLAFVTAADVLRLNIPPLLASTKNSSKAINGVIWYLVGVIFVLKFYPRDVAVVSILILSWCDTAASTVGRAWGRYTPKLPRSILYIPIAPRKSLAGALGAIVTGSLIAFSFWGWAVTPEYIPNETPAWHWAQGGWLGLGALSLCSGLAAGITEALDIGGLDDNLTLPIISGGLVWGIARLITALL; the protein is encoded by the exons ATGGCTGGCGTGAGTACTGAACCGAGGCCTTCGCCGCTCAAGGTG GCGGCTTCCGTATCCTTTTACATGGTCGCTGCGATTGCT ATGATTCTGGC TAACAAGTGGGTTTTAAACGAGACCGACGCGCCCGTCTTTTTCCTGTTTTGTCAATTGGTAGTGGCTGTCCTGCTATTTGTCATCGCGCATGTGGTCGGCATTTTAAAGTTACCGAGGATGGTGGACGGGCCGTTGCTCAAGGGACTAATGCCGATGATCGCGGTGAACGTCTTAGGCCTAAA TTTTAACAATTGGTGTCTCAAATACGTCGATGCATCGTTTTACCAAATCGCACGAGGGCTGGTGCTTCCGTTTACAGTGATCACGTCGATCATGTTCCTCCGCGCTGCGCCACCGTCGAAACGAATCTTGTTGGCCTGCTCGATCGTCACTGGCGGGTTCTTCACCGGTGTATTCTTGGACCATGTTACCGCCAGCGGTCTCGCGTCGTCCAAAGATGCTGCTTCTCAACCTCAAGGACCCTCGGCGCTGGGCGTATTCTTCGGGATTCTTTCGTCGATGAGTACGGCTCTCCAGGCGGTTGTGATCAAGCGGGCTTTGGACGTGGTAGACGGATCTGCGATCGATTTGGCATGGTACACAAACCTACTGAGCGCCATCGGGACTATACCAGTGATACTCCTAGCCGGTGAACTCCCCTCGGTGCTTAGTTTATTATTTGGCACAACCAACAGCGCCGCGCTGGGCACGTTTTTGTGGGGTACGGCAGTGACG TCGGTGTACTTGATGACCTTTGACACGCCCATCTACTCTGTGGGAGGCACCGTCCGAACTGCccacaagcgcccaaacCGGTCGCGGCCATCGCCTTGCTCGTCCCCGATATCCTCACCGATGCAGGTATCGCCCTATCCGCCCATCTTCCCCAAGCGAAGCCCCAGTGTTGGTCTTCGCCAGCGCCGACGAGACAGCACAGACATTCCCTCTGTCGATGTTGCAGTCCAGGCAGGAAATGGGAATTTGGAAAATTTGTTCGAGGACGACCTGAGCACTCCCGAGCTGCTCGAACCGCCCTCTTTACCGCCTGCCAAGATCGACTGGGAGATTCCGCGCAAGGCTCTGCATTCCTCCATCG GTTTCCTCGTATTGCCCTTGTATTTTTCGCGTCCCGAAGTCGCCCCGATAATCGAGGCGTTGACATATGGATTGGCATTTGTCACGGCTGCCGATGTCCTCCGACTCAACATTCCCCCTTTGCTCGCCTCTACGAAAAATTCCTCG AAAGCGATCAACGGCGTCATCTGGTACCTTGTGGGGGTCATCTTTGTCCTCAAGTTCTATCCTCGGGACGTCGCAGTGGTTTCCATCCTCAT TTTGTCCTGGTGTGACACGGCCGCGTCCACTGTTGGTCGGGCCTGGGGCCGGTACACACCCAAGCTGCCCCGTAGCATCCTCTACATCCCCATTGCCCCTCGCAAGTCTCTCGCCGGCGCGCTCGGAGCCATCGTAACCGGTTCTCTTATCGCCTTCTCCTTCTGGGGATGGGCCGTGACTCCCGAATACATTCCTAACGAGACTCCCGCCTGGCACTGGGCCCAAGGAGGCTGGCTCGGTCTCGGTGCCCTGAGCTTGTGCTCCGGTCTCGCGGCGGGAATCACCGAAGCGCTGG ATATCGGAGGACTCGACGATAACCTCACGTTGCCTATCATCAGTGGTGGCCTCGTCTGGGGAATTGCTCGTTTGATTACCGCCTTGCTATAG
- a CDS encoding GDP-L-fucose synthase, producing the protein MSDVILVTGGSGLVGAAIKYIIETEPEGSRFGKRPGEKWVFASSSEGDLRHVKYPAATSALFDKYKPTHVIHLAALVGGLFKNMKYKLTFLRDNVRINDNVLETSHQIKVKKLISCLSTCVFPDKVEYPLDENKIHLGPPHDSNFGYAHAKRMVDVQNHAYNEEFGDNFTSAIPTNVFGPHDNFDLEDSHVIPGLIHKCYLAKRNGTPFVVSGTGKPLRQFIYSRDLAKLFIWMLRDYESVEPLILSVGEDEEVSIRSVADAIVKAVGFEGEYKFDTSRADGQFRKPASNKKLLELTGGFEFTPFDKALDETVKWFLENYDSGARTGKVPKA; encoded by the exons ATGTCCGACGTTATCCTAGTCACCGGTGGATCTGGCCTTGTCGGCGCAGCTATCAAATATATTATCGAGACCGAGCCAGAGGGCAGCCGGTTTGGCAAGCGACCTGGTGAAAAATGGGTATTCGCGAGCTCATCCGAGGGCGATTTAAGGCATGTCAAGT ACCCCGCCGCGACCAGCGCCCTTTTCGACAAGTACAAACCCACGCATGTTATCCACCTCGCTGCCCTCGTCGGAGGTCTTTTCAAGAATATGAAGTACAAACTCACTTTCTTGCGTGATAACGTCCGAATCAACGACAATGTCCTCGAAACGTCTCATCAAATAAAGGTCAAAAAACTCATTTCTTGTCTTTCTACGTGTGTGTTCCCCGACAAGGTCGAATACCCGCTGGACGAGAATAAGATCCACCTTGGGCCGCCGCATGATAGCAATTTTGGTTACGCGCATGCTAAGCGCATGGTAGATGTTCAAAACCA CGCGTACAATGAGGAGTTTGGCGACAACTTCACCTCGGCGATCCCCACCAACGTGTTTGGCCCCCATGACAACTT CGATTTGGAAGATTCGCATGTCATTCCTGGGCTGATCCATAAATGCTACCTAGCAAAGA GGAACGGAACACCATTCGTTGTGTCTGGGACTGGAAAGCCCCTTCGCCAGTTTATCTACTCTCGCGACCTGGCGAAGCTTTTCATTTGGATGCTTCGCGACTATGAGAGCGTAGAACCTTTAATTCTGAGCG TTggcgaggacgaggaagTGAGCATCAGATCTGTCGCTGATGCAATTGTCAAGGCAGTCGGCTTCGAGGGCGAGTACAAG TTTGATACCTCTCGGGCTGATGGTCAATTCCGCAAACCTGCTTCTAACAAGAAACTACTTGAGCTAACTGGGGGCTTTGAATTTACGCCATTTGACAAGG CGCTCGATGAGACGGTAAAGTGGTTCTTGGAAAACTATGACTCGGGAGCACGCACTGGAAAAGTTCCAAAGGCATAG